The following proteins are encoded in a genomic region of Montipora foliosa isolate CH-2021 chromosome 10, ASM3666993v2, whole genome shotgun sequence:
- the LOC137973516 gene encoding lysine-specific demethylase 4A-like isoform X1 — MSSLESNKIMVFRPSYEEFKNFSAYIRKMEEMGAHRAGVAKVIPPKDWIPRKSYEGIDITIPAPILQVITGTQGLYQLFNVQKKAMSLSEFKKLASSEKHKPPTGDPDEIERKYWKNATFNNPVYAADIPGTIYDEDVEEWNIGKLGTILDLIEDEYGVHIEGVNTPYLYFGMWKATFAWHTEDMDLYSINYLHFGAPKTWYAVPPEHGQRLERLASGFFPGSFQSCSQFLRHKMTVISPQVLRKFSIPYDKITQEAGQFMITFPYGYHCGFNNGFNCAESTNFASERWIDYGKKAQVCMCKKDTVKICMDMFVKTYQPDQWEEYQRTKQKDSSDSEEEEDQEKNDSDKKKTGQDQINSSIKVSKLTIDLDEDIPLSKVKEILARESLKHRKASASKRQPLVSKSFTVPSSAGRRKKMEMKKNKGRKHVLKSSASNKILASSLQGLWQNQLPNFELEQVFNLVSSQLEPHCSICSFFSSSEASSESDLLSHLRQNLHRSLRSLTEDTVVASSSVQSVPRVPEICFMSDDSSPETLSSWLDQKLTTDTKSPLLRCDLCQLLVHASCYGVSDVSADGHWKCQRCSQEDAKDVEISFCSLCRIGGGALKRTTDNSWAHVGCAVAMPEVSFTDVNLRDGINTSQITSARRKLKCYYCRSSSIGKDTGACVQCCAGKCAVSFHVTCLVLAGLGLEPSDWPQPTETFCERHQRTRFKGKQRDYSMIHLGESVIAKHKNGRYYRGVVQDTTSEEYYMVSFGDGTYCDNLPPTDIVSHDTSSGDIPVGSVVQVKWGDSGEELFTAKVTGRRISVTYQVEFEDDSWLNVRRDDVYKTSEELPPKVQQRLSLATETANLSYWDDVPDRGAKRPRKQNPRFM; from the exons GACTTTATCAGCTGTTTAATGTTCAAAAGAAAGCTATGTCTCTTAGTGAATTCAAGAAGCTGGCCAGCAGTGAAAA ACACAAGCCTCCCACTGGGGATCCTGAcgagattgaaagaaaatactggaaaaatgcaACATTCAACAATCCAGTGTATGCTGCAGATATCCCAGGCACCATCTATGATGAGGATGTGGAGGAATGGAACATAGGAAAACTAGGAACAATTCTTGACCTGATAGAAGATGAGTACGGAGTGCATATTGAAGGTGTCAACACACCTTATCTTTACTTTGGTATGTGGAAAGCCACTTTTGCATGGCATACAGAAGACATGGATTTATACAGCATCAACTATTTGCATTTTGGAGCTCCTAAAACATG GTATGCAGTCCCTCCAGAGCATGGCCAGCGTTTGGAAAGGCTAGCCTCTG GTTTCTTTCCTGGAAGTTTTCAAAGCTGTTCCCAATTCCTTCGGCACAAAATGACAGTCATTTCTCCTCAAGTACTTCGAAAGTTTTCAATCCCCTATGACAAG ATCACACAAGAAGCTGGACAATTCATGATCACATTTCCTTACGGTTACCACTGTGGCTTTAATAATGGCTTTAATTGCGCTGAGTCAACTAACTTTGCCTCTGAAAGGTGGATTGATTATGGGAAGAAAGCCCAAGTG TGTATGTGCAAGAAAGATACCGTGAAGATCTGCATGGATATGTTTGTAAAGACATATCAA CCAGATCAATGGGAAGAATACCAGAGAACCAAACAAAAGGACAGCAGTGATAGTGAAGAGGAAGAAGATCAGGAAAAGAATGACAGTGACAAAAAGAAGACGGGCCAAGATCAAATAAATAGTAGCATAAAAGTCTCCAAACTGACAATTGACTTAGATGAGGACATTCCACTCTCCAAAGTAAAAGAAATATTAGCAAG GGAGTCGTTAAAGCACCGAAAGGCCTCTGCGAGTAAGAGACAGCCATTAGTTTCGAAGTCCTTTACAGTTCCCAGCAGTGCAGGGCGAcgaaagaaaatggaaatgaagaaaaacaaag GCCGTAAACATGTTCTTAAGAGCAGTGCTTCAAACAAAATTCTCGCAAGTTCACTCCAGGGCCTTTGGCAGAATCAGCTTCCCAATTTTGAGCTGGAGCAGGTTTTTAATCTGGTTTCCTCGCAGCTCGAGCCTCATTGTTCAATCTGCAGCTTTTTTTCCTCATCCGAG GCATCATCCGAGAGTGATCTTCTCTCTCATCTACGACAAAATCTTCACCGATCTCTGAGGAGTCTTACTGAAGACACCGTTGTTGCATCATCTTCCGTACAGTCTGTACCAAGAGTGCCTGAGATCTGCTTCATGTCAGATGACTCCTCCCCCGAGACTTTGAGCTCTTGGCTGGATCAGAAGCTTACTACCGATACCAAGAGTCCTCTACTGAGATGCGATCTGTGTCAACTGCTCGTTCATGCAA GTTGTTATGGAGTGAGTGATGTATCGGCTGATGGTCATTGGAAATGTCAAAGGTGCTCACAGGAAGATGCAAAGGATGTTGAAATCAGT TTTTGTTCACTGTGTAGAATCGGTGGAGGAGCACTGAAAAGAACCACAGACAACAG TTGGGCTCACGTTGGTTGTGCTGTGGCAATGCCTGAAGTGTCCTTCACAGATGTAAACCTTAGAGACGGAATTAACACCAGTCAAATCACCTCTGCGAGAAGAAAACTG AAGTGTTACTACTGTCGATCAAGCTCGATTGGCAAGGACACTGGCGCATGCGTACAGTGTTGCGCAGGTAAATGCGCAGTTTCTTTTCACGTGACCTGCCTTGTATTGGCCGGTTTGGGCCTGGAGCCGAGTGACTGGCCGCAACCCACAGAAACCTTTTGCGAAAGGCATCAGAGAACAAGGTTCAAA GGAAAACAGCGGGACTATTCTATGATCCACCTTGGAGAATCTGTCATTGCCAAGCACAAAAATGGAAG ATATTACCGTGGAGTGGTGCAGGACACCACATCAGAAGAGTATTACATGGTGTCATTCGGTGACGGAACATACTGTGACAACCTACCACCAACTGACATTGTG AGCCATGACACTTCGAGTGGGGATATTCCAGTGGGCAGTGTGGTACAAGTGAAGTGGGGAGACAGTGGAGAAGAGCTCTTCACAGCCAAAGTCACCGGGCGAAGGATCAGCGTCACATACCAG GTTGAATTTGAGGACGATTCCTGGTTGAATGTCCGAAGGGACGATGTGTACAAAACCAGCGAAGAACTGCCGCCTAAAGTACAACAGCGACTG TCCTTAGCAACTGAGACAGCCAATCTTTCTTATTGGGATGACGTTCCTGACCGCGGTGCCAAACGACCGCGAAAACAAAACCCACGCTTCATGTAG
- the LOC137973516 gene encoding lysine-specific demethylase 4A-like isoform X2 — translation MSLSEFKKLASSEKHKPPTGDPDEIERKYWKNATFNNPVYAADIPGTIYDEDVEEWNIGKLGTILDLIEDEYGVHIEGVNTPYLYFGMWKATFAWHTEDMDLYSINYLHFGAPKTWYAVPPEHGQRLERLASGFFPGSFQSCSQFLRHKMTVISPQVLRKFSIPYDKITQEAGQFMITFPYGYHCGFNNGFNCAESTNFASERWIDYGKKAQVCMCKKDTVKICMDMFVKTYQPDQWEEYQRTKQKDSSDSEEEEDQEKNDSDKKKTGQDQINSSIKVSKLTIDLDEDIPLSKVKEILARESLKHRKASASKRQPLVSKSFTVPSSAGRRKKMEMKKNKGRKHVLKSSASNKILASSLQGLWQNQLPNFELEQVFNLVSSQLEPHCSICSFFSSSEASSESDLLSHLRQNLHRSLRSLTEDTVVASSSVQSVPRVPEICFMSDDSSPETLSSWLDQKLTTDTKSPLLRCDLCQLLVHASCYGVSDVSADGHWKCQRCSQEDAKDVEISFCSLCRIGGGALKRTTDNSWAHVGCAVAMPEVSFTDVNLRDGINTSQITSARRKLKCYYCRSSSIGKDTGACVQCCAGKCAVSFHVTCLVLAGLGLEPSDWPQPTETFCERHQRTRFKGKQRDYSMIHLGESVIAKHKNGRYYRGVVQDTTSEEYYMVSFGDGTYCDNLPPTDIVSHDTSSGDIPVGSVVQVKWGDSGEELFTAKVTGRRISVTYQVEFEDDSWLNVRRDDVYKTSEELPPKVQQRLSLATETANLSYWDDVPDRGAKRPRKQNPRFM, via the exons ATGTCTCTTAGTGAATTCAAGAAGCTGGCCAGCAGTGAAAA ACACAAGCCTCCCACTGGGGATCCTGAcgagattgaaagaaaatactggaaaaatgcaACATTCAACAATCCAGTGTATGCTGCAGATATCCCAGGCACCATCTATGATGAGGATGTGGAGGAATGGAACATAGGAAAACTAGGAACAATTCTTGACCTGATAGAAGATGAGTACGGAGTGCATATTGAAGGTGTCAACACACCTTATCTTTACTTTGGTATGTGGAAAGCCACTTTTGCATGGCATACAGAAGACATGGATTTATACAGCATCAACTATTTGCATTTTGGAGCTCCTAAAACATG GTATGCAGTCCCTCCAGAGCATGGCCAGCGTTTGGAAAGGCTAGCCTCTG GTTTCTTTCCTGGAAGTTTTCAAAGCTGTTCCCAATTCCTTCGGCACAAAATGACAGTCATTTCTCCTCAAGTACTTCGAAAGTTTTCAATCCCCTATGACAAG ATCACACAAGAAGCTGGACAATTCATGATCACATTTCCTTACGGTTACCACTGTGGCTTTAATAATGGCTTTAATTGCGCTGAGTCAACTAACTTTGCCTCTGAAAGGTGGATTGATTATGGGAAGAAAGCCCAAGTG TGTATGTGCAAGAAAGATACCGTGAAGATCTGCATGGATATGTTTGTAAAGACATATCAA CCAGATCAATGGGAAGAATACCAGAGAACCAAACAAAAGGACAGCAGTGATAGTGAAGAGGAAGAAGATCAGGAAAAGAATGACAGTGACAAAAAGAAGACGGGCCAAGATCAAATAAATAGTAGCATAAAAGTCTCCAAACTGACAATTGACTTAGATGAGGACATTCCACTCTCCAAAGTAAAAGAAATATTAGCAAG GGAGTCGTTAAAGCACCGAAAGGCCTCTGCGAGTAAGAGACAGCCATTAGTTTCGAAGTCCTTTACAGTTCCCAGCAGTGCAGGGCGAcgaaagaaaatggaaatgaagaaaaacaaag GCCGTAAACATGTTCTTAAGAGCAGTGCTTCAAACAAAATTCTCGCAAGTTCACTCCAGGGCCTTTGGCAGAATCAGCTTCCCAATTTTGAGCTGGAGCAGGTTTTTAATCTGGTTTCCTCGCAGCTCGAGCCTCATTGTTCAATCTGCAGCTTTTTTTCCTCATCCGAG GCATCATCCGAGAGTGATCTTCTCTCTCATCTACGACAAAATCTTCACCGATCTCTGAGGAGTCTTACTGAAGACACCGTTGTTGCATCATCTTCCGTACAGTCTGTACCAAGAGTGCCTGAGATCTGCTTCATGTCAGATGACTCCTCCCCCGAGACTTTGAGCTCTTGGCTGGATCAGAAGCTTACTACCGATACCAAGAGTCCTCTACTGAGATGCGATCTGTGTCAACTGCTCGTTCATGCAA GTTGTTATGGAGTGAGTGATGTATCGGCTGATGGTCATTGGAAATGTCAAAGGTGCTCACAGGAAGATGCAAAGGATGTTGAAATCAGT TTTTGTTCACTGTGTAGAATCGGTGGAGGAGCACTGAAAAGAACCACAGACAACAG TTGGGCTCACGTTGGTTGTGCTGTGGCAATGCCTGAAGTGTCCTTCACAGATGTAAACCTTAGAGACGGAATTAACACCAGTCAAATCACCTCTGCGAGAAGAAAACTG AAGTGTTACTACTGTCGATCAAGCTCGATTGGCAAGGACACTGGCGCATGCGTACAGTGTTGCGCAGGTAAATGCGCAGTTTCTTTTCACGTGACCTGCCTTGTATTGGCCGGTTTGGGCCTGGAGCCGAGTGACTGGCCGCAACCCACAGAAACCTTTTGCGAAAGGCATCAGAGAACAAGGTTCAAA GGAAAACAGCGGGACTATTCTATGATCCACCTTGGAGAATCTGTCATTGCCAAGCACAAAAATGGAAG ATATTACCGTGGAGTGGTGCAGGACACCACATCAGAAGAGTATTACATGGTGTCATTCGGTGACGGAACATACTGTGACAACCTACCACCAACTGACATTGTG AGCCATGACACTTCGAGTGGGGATATTCCAGTGGGCAGTGTGGTACAAGTGAAGTGGGGAGACAGTGGAGAAGAGCTCTTCACAGCCAAAGTCACCGGGCGAAGGATCAGCGTCACATACCAG GTTGAATTTGAGGACGATTCCTGGTTGAATGTCCGAAGGGACGATGTGTACAAAACCAGCGAAGAACTGCCGCCTAAAGTACAACAGCGACTG TCCTTAGCAACTGAGACAGCCAATCTTTCTTATTGGGATGACGTTCCTGACCGCGGTGCCAAACGACCGCGAAAACAAAACCCACGCTTCATGTAG